A single window of Anaerolineae bacterium DNA harbors:
- a CDS encoding Adenosylcobinamide-phosphate synthase — MNGKRFLLPWLAVLLDEVCGDPPNRWHPVAWLGSAIARVEQRVWHGEPRRDFWAGLGVWLGGVVLVGGIVKLITAALRKIPQPFGIIAEAFLLKLSLSPRGLRQAALAVEAAIEEGDLPKARQELAWHLVSRDTRALNESQVAGATIESVAENASDGILAPLVYYTLGGLPLVWIYRCANTLDSMWGYHNERYEWLGKIPARLDDLLNWLPARFTAFLLVLAASLRGENAHRAWTILRRDARTTASPNAGYPMSAMAGALGVELEKVGQYRLGNGLSAPEARDIRRAVRLMQTTVWLGIGILSLVSLWLPNRARRT; from the coding sequence ATGAACGGAAAGCGCTTTCTCCTACCCTGGCTGGCAGTTTTGTTGGATGAGGTTTGCGGTGACCCGCCCAATCGCTGGCACCCGGTGGCATGGTTAGGCTCTGCCATCGCCAGGGTGGAACAAAGGGTGTGGCATGGCGAGCCGCGCAGAGATTTCTGGGCAGGTTTGGGTGTATGGTTGGGTGGCGTTGTCCTGGTTGGCGGCATCGTAAAGCTGATCACCGCCGCTTTGCGGAAAATCCCTCAACCTTTTGGGATCATTGCCGAAGCGTTTTTATTGAAGCTGAGTCTATCGCCGCGTGGCTTGCGTCAGGCTGCGCTGGCGGTGGAAGCGGCGATAGAAGAAGGAGATTTGCCCAAAGCTCGCCAGGAGTTAGCCTGGCATCTGGTCAGTCGCGACACACGGGCGTTAAACGAAAGTCAGGTAGCCGGGGCAACCATCGAGTCGGTGGCGGAAAATGCTTCGGATGGCATCCTTGCACCGCTGGTCTATTACACCCTTGGTGGCTTGCCTCTGGTCTGGATCTATCGCTGTGCCAACACGCTCGATTCGATGTGGGGATATCACAATGAACGCTATGAGTGGTTGGGGAAAATCCCTGCCCGTCTGGATGACCTGCTGAACTGGTTGCCTGCCCGCTTCACGGCGTTCCTGTTGGTTTTGGCAGCCTCTTTGCGAGGTGAAAATGCTCATCGAGCCTGGACAATCCTGCGCCGAGATGCGCGCACAACTGCCAGCCCCAATGCTGGCTACCCCATGAGCGCAATGGCTGGCGCTCTGGGAGTGGAATTGGAAAAGGTGGGTCAATATCGTTTGGGAAACGGTTTGTCTGCACCGGAAGCCAGGGATATTCGTCGCGCCGTGCGTCTGATGCAAACGACCGTTTGGCTGGGGATCGGGATTCTCTCGCTGGTATCGCTCTGGTTGCCGAATCGGGCGCGGCGAACCTGA
- a CDS encoding Adenosylcobinamide amidohydrolase, with protein MEERLIHPFPNVEVAINAQSVKLTTSPPWHALSSALLGAGFTDFCSLFVYHVHKDYDHPEPWRHLEEIAIAEHLPPPTIGLLTAASLERARVITLSEGGLQVCAVVTAGVSNATSAGLTPPVRLTQANTINLIVLVNRALSKAAMVNAVITITEAKTDTLIRLGIKTPQGELASGTSTDTVVIAHNGEGEPLPYAGPATAAGWLMAKAVRLALPQALR; from the coding sequence ATGGAAGAACGGTTAATTCACCCATTTCCGAACGTAGAGGTTGCCATTAATGCGCAGAGCGTTAAGTTAACGACTTCGCCGCCCTGGCACGCCCTCTCTTCGGCGCTTCTCGGAGCGGGATTTACCGACTTCTGCTCGCTGTTTGTCTACCATGTGCATAAGGATTATGACCACCCCGAACCCTGGCGACACCTGGAAGAAATTGCAATCGCCGAACACTTGCCGCCGCCGACCATTGGTTTATTAACTGCGGCATCATTAGAGCGCGCCAGGGTGATCACCCTGAGCGAAGGAGGACTTCAGGTTTGCGCCGTGGTGACCGCCGGTGTGAGCAACGCGACGAGTGCCGGTCTGACGCCACCGGTCAGATTGACGCAGGCAAACACGATTAATCTCATCGTCCTGGTGAACCGTGCCTTAAGTAAGGCGGCGATGGTCAATGCCGTCATTACCATCACCGAAGCAAAAACCGATACGCTCATCCGCCTGGGAATTAAGACTCCCCAGGGTGAACTCGCCAGCGGCACCTCGACGGATACGGTGGTCATTGCCCACAACGGGGAAGGCGAGCCGTTGCCTTATGCCGGACCGGCAACCGCAGCAGGCTGGTTGATGGCAAAGGCGGTGCGTCTTGCCCTGCCACAGGCTCTGCGATGA
- a CDS encoding Cobalamin synthase — protein sequence MSENLSLPPEGSGNRLQRGWVAFWAALQFLTILPPVVRRPFTPAEMGASLAFYPLVGLIFGGILVAFRQLALEILPPTVSAALTLALWVVLSGALHLDGFLDTCDGLLGGWTPEKRLEILRDEHHGAYALAGGVLLLLTKYSLLATAGFPVQALLLAPAFGRWGMAMAVLGFPYQRPQGVGRAIKDAATWREGLIATIWVLIAASLTFSFQSWIALVVVMVVVWGGAHVTLRLIPGLTGDIYGALNELCELAVLMTFVAWKNG from the coding sequence ATGAGCGAAAATCTCTCCTTACCACCTGAAGGGAGCGGCAATCGATTGCAGCGAGGCTGGGTTGCCTTCTGGGCGGCGCTTCAATTTCTAACCATTTTGCCGCCGGTTGTCAGGCGTCCCTTTACCCCTGCCGAAATGGGTGCCTCGCTGGCGTTCTATCCTCTGGTGGGTTTGATCTTTGGGGGTATTCTGGTGGCGTTTCGTCAACTGGCTTTGGAGATATTGCCACCAACGGTGAGCGCTGCGCTGACTCTGGCTTTATGGGTGGTGCTGAGCGGTGCTCTGCATCTCGATGGCTTCCTGGACACCTGCGATGGGTTGTTAGGTGGCTGGACACCCGAAAAGCGATTGGAGATCCTGCGCGACGAACACCACGGAGCGTATGCGCTGGCGGGTGGGGTTTTATTGTTGCTCACCAAGTACAGCCTGCTTGCTACAGCCGGTTTCCCCGTTCAGGCATTGCTGCTGGCTCCAGCCTTTGGGCGCTGGGGGATGGCGATGGCGGTTTTGGGATTCCCTTACCAGCGACCTCAAGGGGTAGGACGAGCCATCAAAGATGCTGCAACCTGGCGGGAGGGATTGATTGCAACTATCTGGGTGTTGATTGCCGCCAGCTTAACCTTCTCCTTTCAAAGTTGGATAGCGCTGGTGGTGGTCATGGTGGTGGTATGGGGTGGGGCGCACGTGACGTTGCGCCTCATCCCGGGCCTCACCGGGGATATTTACGGCGCGCTCAACGAACTGTGTGAACTGGCTGTCTTGATGACCTTTGTGGCATGGAAGAACGGTTAA
- a CDS encoding Nicotinate-nucleotide--dimethylbenzimidazole phosphoribosyltransferase: MEFNELIQTIQPLDENAMAQAQARQNRLTKPPGSLGRLESLSIQVAGITGQMPPRVSQKVVFVMAGDHGVTEEGVSAYPSEVTAQMVLNFLRGGAAINVLARHVGAKVVVVDMGVKGTLEVQPNLISAKIAPGTQNMTKGPAMTREQALLAIQRGAELAEAEIRAGAQMLATGDMGIGNTTPSAAIAAVLSGKPPAVCVGRGTGVDESGLERKISAVERALALNQPNPEDGLDVLAKVGGFEIGGLVGVILAGAAHRRPVVVDGFISTAAAMVAVRLAPLARHYLIASHRSKEQGHTLMLDWLGLEPVFDLEMRLGEGTGAALAMTVVEAACKILAEMATFDEAGVSEKI, encoded by the coding sequence ATGGAATTCAACGAACTGATCCAAACCATCCAACCTCTTGATGAAAATGCGATGGCGCAGGCCCAAGCCCGTCAAAATCGGTTGACCAAGCCACCGGGCAGCCTGGGGCGGCTCGAATCGCTCTCGATTCAGGTTGCTGGCATTACAGGACAAATGCCTCCTCGGGTGAGTCAGAAAGTGGTTTTTGTGATGGCAGGCGATCATGGCGTAACCGAAGAAGGGGTGAGCGCTTATCCCAGCGAAGTGACCGCCCAAATGGTATTGAATTTTCTACGAGGTGGGGCAGCGATCAACGTCCTGGCTCGTCACGTTGGGGCAAAAGTCGTGGTAGTGGATATGGGTGTCAAAGGGACGCTTGAAGTGCAACCGAATTTGATCTCGGCAAAAATTGCCCCCGGTACGCAAAACATGACCAAGGGACCTGCCATGACTCGCGAGCAAGCCTTGCTGGCAATCCAGCGTGGGGCAGAACTCGCCGAAGCAGAAATCCGCGCCGGAGCTCAGATGCTGGCGACTGGCGACATGGGTATTGGCAATACCACGCCGTCTGCAGCCATTGCGGCTGTCCTGAGTGGGAAACCGCCCGCCGTCTGTGTTGGGCGAGGCACCGGGGTGGATGAAAGTGGCCTGGAACGCAAAATTTCTGCTGTCGAACGGGCATTGGCGCTCAACCAACCCAATCCCGAAGACGGTTTAGATGTCCTGGCAAAGGTTGGTGGCTTCGAGATCGGTGGTCTGGTGGGAGTCATTCTGGCTGGCGCAGCTCATCGCCGACCGGTTGTTGTGGATGGCTTTATCTCTACTGCGGCGGCGATGGTCGCTGTCCGTTTAGCACCTCTTGCCCGCCATTACCTGATTGCTTCGCACCGCTCGAAAGAGCAAGGGCATACGCTGATGCTGGACTGGTTGGGTTTAGAGCCGGTTTTTGACCTGGAGATGCGCCTGGGCGAGGGCACCGGCGCCGCTTTAGCGATGACGGTTGTCGAAGCAGCCTGTAAGATTCTGGCTGAGATGGCAACTTTTGATGAAGCCGGCGTTTCGGAGAAAATCTAG
- a CDS encoding Cob(I)alamin adenosyltransferase, translating into MSAKGRRGLVLVFTGNGKGKTTAALGTLFRAWGRDFRICVIQFLKAETGAWGEVKAAQRLGIEWYKTGDGFTWTSKDMDETKAKALHGWELAKQKIASGEYDLMILDEFTYLLAFGWVDPEEAIEWLRAHKPPQMHLIITGRDAPPLLIEYADLVTEMKEVKHPFATGVKAQVGIEY; encoded by the coding sequence ATGTCGGCTAAAGGACGGCGTGGTTTGGTACTGGTTTTCACCGGCAATGGCAAAGGTAAGACAACCGCAGCGTTAGGCACGTTGTTTCGGGCATGGGGAAGGGATTTCCGCATCTGTGTCATCCAATTTCTCAAAGCCGAGACTGGTGCCTGGGGCGAAGTGAAAGCTGCCCAACGCCTGGGCATTGAATGGTACAAGACCGGCGATGGATTCACCTGGACCTCGAAAGACATGGATGAGACCAAAGCCAAAGCCCTGCATGGTTGGGAGCTAGCCAAGCAAAAGATCGCCAGCGGTGAATACGATTTAATGATCCTGGATGAGTTTACCTATCTGCTTGCCTTTGGTTGGGTAGACCCAGAGGAAGCCATCGAATGGCTGCGCGCCCATAAACCGCCCCAAATGCACTTGATTATCACTGGCCGGGATGCGCCGCCGTTGTTGATCGAATATGCTGATTTGGTCACTGAGATGAAGGAGGTGAAGCACCCTTTTGCTACCGGCGTCAAAGCGCAGGTGGGGATTGAATATTGA
- a CDS encoding iron (III) ABC transporter ATP-binding protein, with protein sequence MKIGATLGLQAIQVAYNGKAILKDISLEVRPGEILALVGPNGAGKTTLIRTASGVLTPSRGRVQVNGRDLNLLSPSERAQWMAVVPQARQLPATFTVYQTVMLGRTPYLGWLGFPRKEDEDIVQQVLRRTQLEDLASRRIGELSGGEQQRVLLARALAQNTPILLLDEPTAHLDLHHQALILKLVRQTVQECGLAVLLAIHDLNLVSLYADRVALLVDGHLQREGRPAQVLTKSEIERAYGVEVELLEHPRLPAPFIIPHSNGSSERVVYVG encoded by the coding sequence ATGAAGATCGGAGCTACACTTGGTTTACAGGCAATCCAGGTCGCTTATAACGGCAAAGCCATCCTTAAAGATATCAGCTTAGAAGTGCGTCCTGGAGAGATCCTGGCTTTGGTAGGTCCAAACGGGGCTGGCAAAACCACCCTGATCCGCACGGCTAGCGGCGTTCTAACACCCTCCCGAGGGAGGGTGCAGGTAAACGGGCGCGATCTCAACCTTCTGTCGCCGTCCGAAAGGGCGCAGTGGATGGCGGTTGTCCCGCAGGCACGCCAGTTGCCTGCCACCTTTACCGTTTATCAAACGGTCATGCTGGGCCGTACTCCCTACCTGGGCTGGCTGGGATTTCCCAGAAAGGAGGATGAGGACATTGTGCAACAGGTTTTGCGCCGCACTCAACTCGAAGACCTTGCCAGCCGGCGCATTGGAGAGCTTTCGGGTGGAGAACAACAACGCGTCCTGTTAGCCCGCGCCCTTGCCCAGAACACTCCCATCCTGCTCCTGGATGAGCCTACTGCCCATCTGGATTTGCATCATCAGGCATTGATCTTGAAATTGGTGCGACAAACTGTGCAAGAATGCGGTCTGGCAGTGTTGCTGGCAATCCACGATTTGAATCTGGTTTCCTTATATGCTGACCGGGTGGCGTTATTGGTGGATGGTCATCTGCAACGCGAAGGACGACCGGCTCAGGTTTTGACCAAAAGCGAGATCGAACGTGCCTATGGGGTAGAAGTGGAATTGCTTGAACATCCCCGTTTGCCTGCTCCGTTTATCATTCCTCACTCAAACGGTTCATCGGAAAGGGTAGTGTATGTCGGCTAA
- a CDS encoding Vitamin B12 ABC transporter, permease component BtuC, which translates to MKEPSTLPFWSARPYLVSSLAFVLALFFSVVVGAVWIPPQTMARLLAALAIPLDLSDVPPAYQTIVHDVRLPHAILMALTGAALASSGAAYQGLFRNPLADPYLIGVASGAGLGAVIALALRWPATLGGWLVVPVAAFGGALLTVLIVYRLARVNQSLPTTTLILAGVAVSSFATALTSFIMLRSRDELHRALAWLLGGSTVNGWMPVWAAFPYIIGGFLVLWSLSHVLNVLQFGEEQAHQLGIRVERAKLWLILAASLTTAAAVSFSGLIGFIGLIVPHTIRLLWGPDYRRLLPLSALGGACALLLADLLARVALAPQVLPVGVVTALAGAPFFLWLLRRAKSEFIW; encoded by the coding sequence GTGAAAGAACCCTCCACCCTGCCATTTTGGAGTGCCCGACCTTATCTTGTCAGCAGTCTGGCATTCGTCTTGGCGTTGTTCTTCAGTGTGGTGGTTGGAGCCGTGTGGATCCCGCCTCAGACGATGGCGCGTCTGTTGGCTGCGCTGGCGATTCCGCTCGATTTGTCCGATGTTCCACCCGCCTATCAGACGATTGTCCATGACGTGCGTCTGCCGCATGCCATCTTGATGGCGCTTACCGGGGCTGCCCTGGCGAGCAGTGGGGCCGCCTATCAAGGGTTATTCCGTAATCCGCTGGCAGATCCCTATTTGATCGGGGTTGCTTCAGGGGCAGGGCTGGGAGCTGTGATTGCCCTGGCATTGCGCTGGCCTGCTACCCTGGGCGGCTGGTTGGTTGTGCCGGTGGCGGCATTCGGTGGCGCGCTGTTGACGGTTTTGATCGTTTACCGCCTGGCAAGGGTCAACCAATCATTGCCGACAACCACCTTGATCTTAGCCGGTGTAGCCGTCAGTTCTTTTGCCACAGCTTTAACCTCTTTCATCATGCTGCGTTCACGCGATGAGCTTCATCGGGCGTTGGCCTGGTTATTGGGCGGCTCTACGGTAAATGGCTGGATGCCGGTTTGGGCTGCTTTCCCTTATATTATTGGCGGCTTTTTGGTGTTGTGGTCACTTTCACATGTATTGAATGTATTGCAATTTGGTGAGGAGCAGGCGCATCAATTAGGCATCCGGGTTGAGCGGGCAAAATTGTGGCTCATCCTGGCTGCTTCCTTAACTACTGCTGCAGCTGTTTCCTTTTCCGGGCTGATCGGCTTTATCGGGCTGATTGTCCCCCACACCATTCGGTTGCTTTGGGGACCAGACTATCGGCGGCTGCTGCCGCTTTCGGCTTTGGGAGGCGCTTGTGCTTTGCTACTTGCCGATTTGCTGGCGCGCGTTGCTCTGGCGCCGCAGGTGTTGCCGGTAGGAGTGGTGACAGCTCTGGCTGGTGCACCATTCTTCCTATGGCTCTTGCGCCGCGCCAAGAGCGAGTTCATCTGGTAA
- a CDS encoding Vitamin B12 ABC transporter, B12-binding component BtuF produces the protein MRRSGYLLTIILATVLLVACAAGGQTPSNSPTTLPPTPQSIRLEDGLGTEIELPAAAQRIVSLAPSNTEILFALGAGSQIIGRDSFSDYPPEALQIKDVGGGFGNLDVETIIALQPDLVLASPLTAAEQVQGLRDLGLTVFVLPNPLQFEDLYTNLMTVAMLTGRVEQAEALITQLKQRVQSVDERLGGIEQRPLVFYEIDGTDPNAPWTAGPDTFIDMLITRAGGLNFGHELQGEWVQVSLEEILRRDPDLILLGDAIWGGVTVEAVMARPGWGELSAVKNQRVYPFDDNIVSRPGPRLVEGLEALARLFHPDRFQ, from the coding sequence GTGCGTAGATCAGGTTATCTGCTAACAATCATCCTTGCAACGGTGCTGTTGGTTGCCTGCGCGGCAGGAGGACAGACTCCCTCCAACTCGCCGACGACTCTACCTCCAACTCCGCAGTCCATTCGCCTTGAGGATGGGCTGGGCACGGAGATCGAGTTGCCTGCTGCGGCTCAACGAATTGTCTCGCTTGCTCCCTCCAACACCGAAATTCTCTTCGCCCTGGGAGCTGGTAGTCAAATCATCGGGCGCGATTCTTTTTCGGATTACCCGCCCGAAGCGCTCCAGATCAAAGATGTGGGCGGCGGATTCGGCAATCTGGATGTTGAAACGATCATCGCCCTCCAGCCTGACCTTGTCCTGGCTTCCCCGCTGACGGCTGCCGAACAAGTCCAGGGCTTGCGGGATTTAGGCTTGACCGTCTTTGTGTTACCAAACCCACTCCAGTTTGAAGATCTTTACACCAACTTAATGACCGTTGCCATGCTGACCGGTCGGGTTGAGCAAGCCGAGGCATTGATTACGCAGCTAAAACAACGCGTGCAAAGCGTGGATGAAAGACTGGGCGGCATTGAACAGCGCCCCCTGGTCTTTTATGAAATTGACGGCACAGACCCGAATGCACCGTGGACGGCTGGACCGGATACCTTTATCGATATGTTGATCACCAGAGCCGGGGGCTTGAATTTCGGTCACGAATTGCAAGGTGAATGGGTACAGGTGAGCCTTGAGGAAATTTTGCGCCGCGATCCTGACCTGATCTTGCTGGGCGATGCCATCTGGGGTGGGGTTACGGTAGAAGCGGTGATGGCTCGCCCCGGCTGGGGAGAGCTTAGCGCGGTGAAAAACCAACGCGTCTACCCCTTTGACGATAACATCGTCAGCCGTCCAGGCCCGCGCCTGGTAGAGGGGTTGGAAGCCCTGGCGAGATTGTTCCATCCCGACCGCTTTCAATAA
- a CDS encoding Branched-chain amino acid aminotransferase gives MNPTSKYIWFDGQLVEYEKATLHFLTPALHYGVAVFEGIRCYATPDGPAVFRLKEHIHRLAQSAAVLGFRELPWSEEEMANAVRQTVAANGFEECYIRPLIYLDEGGWNLCVDAGKPKLAVAVWEWKNYLGEESLEKGIRANIATFTRHHPNVMMTKAKISGNYANSVLAKTESVRLGFDEAIMLDPQGYVAECTGENIFLVRNNRIYTPPTGAVLEGITRDTIFTLCADLGIDVVEQPISRDHLYIADEVFVSGTAAEVIALTEIDFRVIGNGRMGPITRAVQKAYHNAVRGLNPHSAEWCDVVRIPVENLFPVQQSQQVE, from the coding sequence ATGAATCCGACATCGAAGTATATCTGGTTTGATGGACAGCTGGTGGAGTATGAAAAAGCCACCTTGCATTTCCTGACCCCGGCTTTGCACTACGGGGTTGCCGTCTTTGAGGGCATTCGTTGTTATGCTACCCCCGATGGCCCGGCAGTTTTTCGCCTGAAAGAGCATATCCATCGCCTGGCGCAATCTGCGGCGGTTTTAGGCTTTCGCGAGCTGCCCTGGAGCGAAGAAGAGATGGCAAACGCCGTGCGTCAGACGGTGGCTGCCAATGGTTTTGAAGAGTGTTATATTCGCCCGCTGATCTACCTGGATGAAGGTGGGTGGAACTTGTGTGTGGATGCCGGCAAGCCCAAACTTGCTGTTGCCGTCTGGGAGTGGAAGAATTATCTGGGCGAGGAATCGCTGGAGAAAGGCATTCGGGCCAATATTGCGACATTTACGCGCCATCACCCCAACGTGATGATGACCAAAGCCAAGATCAGCGGTAACTACGCCAACAGTGTCCTGGCAAAAACCGAATCGGTGCGCCTCGGTTTTGATGAAGCGATTATGTTGGATCCGCAAGGTTATGTGGCAGAATGCACGGGCGAAAATATTTTCTTGGTGCGGAACAACAGAATCTATACCCCTCCCACGGGTGCAGTCCTGGAGGGGATCACCCGTGACACGATCTTCACGCTGTGCGCCGATCTGGGCATTGATGTAGTCGAGCAACCCATTTCGCGCGATCATCTCTACATTGCCGATGAGGTCTTTGTCAGCGGTACAGCTGCCGAAGTGATCGCCCTGACCGAGATCGATTTCCGCGTGATTGGAAACGGGCGTATGGGTCCGATCACGCGGGCGGTGCAAAAGGCTTATCACAACGCCGTGCGCGGCCTCAATCCGCACTCGGCAGAGTGGTGTGATGTCGTGCGCATCCCGGTGGAGAACCTCTTCCCGGTTCAGCAATCGCAGCAGGTCGAGTAA
- a CDS encoding 3-isopropylmalate dehydrogenase, translated as MKATIACLPGDGIGPEVIEAAQTVLQAVAAAYGHTFEMENYPIGGMAIDQFQNPLPDFTLEACQQADAVLLGAVGGPKWDSPDAPLRPEQGLLAIRKGLGVYANLRPVKPHPRLLHASPLKMEKIAEVDLIFVRELTSGIYFGQPKRRWMEDGEERAVDTMAYTESEIRRIAHLSFRLAEQRRRKVTSIDKANVLETSRLWRKVVTDVARDYPEVTLEHLLVDAAAMYLLQRPASFDVLVTENMFGDILTDEASMLTGSMGNMASASLGDSQNRHGKPRGLYEPIHGSAPDIAGKGIANPIGTILSAALLLRYSLGLEQEAAAVERAVEETLSLGILSPDLGGSANTAAMTRVVIERLTTATVPA; from the coding sequence ATGAAAGCAACGATTGCCTGTCTTCCAGGGGATGGCATTGGTCCCGAAGTGATCGAAGCGGCACAGACGGTTTTGCAAGCCGTAGCCGCTGCCTATGGTCACACCTTTGAGATGGAAAATTACCCTATCGGTGGCATGGCCATTGACCAGTTCCAGAATCCGTTGCCCGATTTCACCTTAGAAGCCTGCCAGCAGGCAGATGCGGTTTTGCTTGGGGCGGTTGGTGGGCCCAAATGGGATTCGCCGGATGCCCCTCTGCGACCCGAACAGGGCTTACTGGCAATCCGCAAGGGGCTGGGCGTTTACGCCAATCTGCGTCCGGTCAAACCGCACCCGCGCCTGCTGCATGCCTCCCCACTCAAAATGGAAAAAATTGCTGAGGTCGATCTGATTTTTGTCCGTGAGCTGACTTCCGGCATCTATTTCGGACAACCAAAACGGCGTTGGATGGAGGATGGAGAAGAGCGCGCCGTAGATACGATGGCTTATACCGAAAGCGAAATTCGGCGCATTGCTCATTTATCCTTTCGTTTGGCTGAGCAGCGGCGGCGCAAAGTGACCTCCATCGACAAAGCCAATGTGTTAGAGACCTCGCGTTTATGGCGCAAGGTGGTTACCGATGTAGCCCGAGACTACCCGGAGGTGACCCTGGAGCACCTGCTGGTGGATGCGGCTGCCATGTATCTGCTGCAACGGCCGGCCAGTTTTGATGTTCTGGTCACCGAGAATATGTTTGGAGATATTTTGACCGACGAAGCCTCCATGCTGACCGGCTCAATGGGCAATATGGCTTCGGCTTCGCTTGGCGACAGCCAAAACCGGCATGGAAAACCGCGTGGTTTATATGAGCCCATCCATGGTTCAGCGCCGGATATTGCTGGCAAAGGGATTGCCAATCCGATTGGCACCATTCTATCGGCTGCCCTGCTTTTACGCTATTCGCTGGGGCTGGAACAGGAAGCGGCGGCGGTCGAGCGAGCTGTGGAGGAGACCTTGAGCCTGGGTATCCTTAGCCCCGACCTGGGTGGCAGCGCCAACACCGCCGCCATGACGCGCGTGGTGATAGAACGGCTGACCACAGCCACTGTACCTGCTTAG
- a CDS encoding (R)-citramalate synthase, translating to MTSRKSSPDVFLYDTTLRDGSQREGISYSLEDKIRIAERLDRFGVHYIEGGWPGSNPKDARFFERAAKMTWQNAKIAAFGSTTRKDTPPEEDANIQALLEAQTPVVTLVGKSWDLHVFHVLETTLEENLRMIGSSVAFMKAQGKEVIYDAEHFFDGYKADPAYALETLRAAEQNGADVIVLCDTNGGCLPWEIEQIVSEVKAQIRTPLGIHCHNDSGCGVANTLAAVKAGVVHVQGTINGYGERVGNADLCAVTAGLQLKMGKRCVSDEQLARLTELSNFVSEVANLPHDRHQPYVGASAFTHKGGIHVAAMLKHEESYQHIDPRLVGNQRRSVVSELSGRGNLVEKAQELGVSLTPEQARRILNEIKDLEAKGYAFESAEGSVNVMLKRAQPDYQPPFELIDFTVVVEHRQGRGMLAEATVKVRVGDRILHTAAEGNGPVNALDAALRKALEDVYPAIRAVRLDDYKVRIVDSENGTASAVRVLIDTKNGTRRWSTVGASTNIIEASWRAIADSFEYALAHQPAHSES from the coding sequence ATGACTTCGCGTAAATCTTCCCCCGATGTTTTTCTTTATGACACCACCCTGCGCGATGGTTCCCAACGCGAGGGCATCTCTTATTCGCTGGAAGATAAGATCCGCATCGCCGAACGTCTCGATCGCTTTGGGGTTCATTACATTGAGGGCGGCTGGCCAGGCTCCAACCCCAAAGATGCCCGCTTCTTTGAACGGGCGGCGAAAATGACCTGGCAAAATGCCAAAATTGCCGCTTTTGGCTCCACCACCCGCAAAGATACTCCTCCAGAAGAGGATGCCAATATTCAGGCGCTATTGGAAGCCCAAACACCGGTGGTTACCCTGGTGGGCAAAAGCTGGGATCTGCACGTTTTCCATGTGCTGGAAACAACCTTAGAAGAAAACCTGCGCATGATCGGCAGCAGTGTTGCCTTTATGAAAGCACAGGGTAAGGAAGTGATCTATGATGCCGAACATTTCTTCGATGGCTACAAAGCTGATCCAGCCTATGCTCTGGAAACCCTGCGAGCTGCCGAGCAAAACGGCGCCGATGTGATTGTCTTGTGCGACACCAACGGCGGCTGTCTGCCGTGGGAGATCGAACAAATTGTCAGCGAAGTCAAAGCGCAAATTCGCACGCCCCTGGGCATTCACTGCCATAACGATAGTGGCTGTGGGGTGGCAAACACCCTGGCCGCGGTCAAAGCCGGGGTTGTCCACGTGCAGGGGACGATCAATGGTTATGGCGAGCGGGTGGGTAACGCCGATTTATGCGCCGTTACCGCCGGTTTACAGCTTAAGATGGGGAAACGTTGTGTTTCGGATGAACAGTTGGCGCGCCTGACGGAGCTTTCAAACTTTGTTTCCGAGGTCGCCAATCTGCCTCATGACCGTCACCAGCCCTATGTAGGTGCCAGTGCTTTTACCCATAAGGGCGGTATCCATGTTGCGGCGATGTTGAAGCACGAGGAATCCTACCAGCACATTGATCCTCGCCTGGTGGGCAACCAACGCCGCTCGGTGGTCTCGGAACTCTCCGGGCGAGGGAATCTGGTCGAGAAAGCTCAGGAACTGGGGGTTTCCCTGACACCCGAGCAAGCCCGCCGCATCTTAAACGAGATCAAAGACCTGGAAGCCAAAGGATACGCGTTTGAGAGTGCCGAGGGCTCGGTCAACGTTATGCTCAAACGCGCCCAGCCAGATTATCAGCCGCCTTTTGAACTGATCGATTTCACGGTGGTGGTCGAACATCGCCAGGGACGGGGTATGTTGGCGGAAGCCACCGTCAAGGTGCGGGTTGGGGATCGTATTTTACATACCGCGGCGGAGGGCAATGGGCCGGTCAACGCTTTAGACGCCGCCCTGCGCAAAGCGTTGGAAGATGTCTATCCGGCCATCCGTGCTGTGCGCCTCGATGATTACAAAGTCCGCATCGTGGATAGCGAGAACGGAACAGCTTCAGCCGTGCGGGTGTTGATTGATACCAAGAACGGCACGCGACGCTGGAGTACGGTCGGCGCCAGCACCAACATCATCGAAGCCAGTTGGCGGGCGATTGCGGATAGCTTTGAATATGCGCTTGCCCACCAGCCCGCTCATTCTGAAAGCTGA